From the Brassica napus cultivar Da-Ae chromosome A8, Da-Ae, whole genome shotgun sequence genome, one window contains:
- the LOC106424148 gene encoding endonuclease V isoform X2 translates to MDGEGASGESSSSNQLENWTEEQDRLKKKLITHDDFPWKLPSSTEHPQRSETLKYVGGVDISFSKDDSSVACACLVVLELPSLRVVHNELSLIRLQVPYVPGFLAFREAPVLLQILEKMRDDHHPFYPQVLMVDGNGILHPRGFGLACHLGVLAHLPTIGVGKNLHHVDGLDQSEVRQLFQHKENENEQVIKLVGKSGFTWGVGFRPTLSTLKPIYVSVGHRISLDTAVEVVKMTCMYRVPEPIRQADIRSRAYLQKHQLRLLKDLGPLGMD, encoded by the exons ATGGACGGAGAAGGAGCCTCAGGCGAGTCTTCGTCTTCAAATCAGCTAGAGAATTGGACAGA AGAACAGGATCGGCTGAAGAAAAAACTGATCACGCACGATGACTTCCCATGGAAGTTACCATCATCAACGGAACATCCTCAGAGATCAGAGACACTTAAGTACGTTGGAGGTGTGGACATAAGCTTCTCCAAGGACGATTCTTCAGTGGCGTGCGCTTGTCTCGTTGTCCTCGAGCTACCTTCTCTCCGTGTAGTTCACAATGAGCTCTCTCTAATCCGCCTCCAAGTTCCTTATGTTCCTGGGTTTCTCGCCTTTCGTGAG GCTCCGGTTCTGTTGCAGATTCTTGAGAAGATGAGGGATGATCATCATCCTTTCTATCCTCAG GTACTGATGGTTGATGGGAATGGGATTCTTCATCCACGAG GATTTGGCTTGGCGTGTCATTTAGGTGTTCTTGCTCATCTTCCGACCATTGGTGTCGGAAAGAAC CTGCATCATGTGGATGGCCTGGACCAGTCTGAGGTTAGACAGTTGTTTCAGCACAAAGAAAATGAGAATGAGCAAGTTATCAAGTTGGTGGGGAAGTCTGGTTTCACGTGGGGAGTA GGGTTTAGGCCAACTCTGAGTACTCTGAAGCCTATATACGTTTCGGTTGGCCATCGCATATCACTTGACACTGCGGTTGAGGTTGTCAAGATGACCTGCATGTACCGCGTACCTGAACCTATTAGACAG GCAGATATAAGATCAAGAGCATATCTTCAAAAGCACCAACTTCGTCTCTTAAAAGATTTGGGACCACTCGGAATGG ACTGA
- the LOC106424134 gene encoding putative F-box protein At2g02030 encodes MKGEKRRCVNVPQEIVQEILVKLPVKSLARFKAVSREWGGTIESKYFIEKHNRYQKSLQVGQVRIVSFSKEKRYNGLALKNMLVSASGIIHVSPCLPIRAFNRFDGYKISEPCDGLICLYTYSRIFNLVNPATTSRRRIPDPTPPYSFSGRHEVYTLLGIGRSNSVSPRYKIVWFFECDIKRVNKSTRCMVFALDSNTWRYVDPPHCRVYYRHSLIHLDGVMYCFADYMEEPRLFEQDVKLLAFDLHTETFRSISITPDIGCKCCHELSMCVLNYRICIFKSFVDDQDCFFKIWGLDIDKRSWETMYSIDLSCFPPEFKVGKRIIPMATINDYVIISSFDRTIWVLYSSKSCILYHTPFACHLVMSYFETLVSTYQ; translated from the exons ATGAAGGGAGAGAAAAGAAGATGTGTAAACGTTCCTCAAGAGATTGTACAAGAAATTTTGGTGAAGCTTCCGGTGAAATCGCTGGCGAGATTCAAAGCCGTATCGAGAGAATGGGGAGGAACCATAGAATCAAAGTATTTCATAGAGAAACACAATCGGTATCAGAAATCTTTACAAGTAGGACAAGTGAGAATCGTTTCAttctcaaaagaaaaaagatacaATGGTCTcgctttaaaaaatatgttggttTCTGCAAGTGGAATCATACATGTTTCTCCATGTCTACCCATTAGGGCTTTTAACCGGTTTGATGGTTACAAAATCTCTGAGCCTTGCGACGGTTTGATTTGTCTCTATACCTATTCACGTATATTTAACCTTGTCAATCCTGCCACCACTAGCCGCCGCAGAATCCCTGATCCAACCCCTCCTTATTCTTTTAGCG GTAGGCATGAGGTTTATACTTTGCTAGGGATCGGAAGATCGAATAGTGTGAGTCCAAGGTATAAGATAGTGTGGTTTTTCGAGTGTGATATCAAACGGGTGAATAAATCTACTAGGTGCATGGTTTTTGCTCTTGACTCCAACACTTGGAGATACGTAGATCCACCTCATTGTCGAGTTTACTATCGTCATTCTCTCATACACTTGGATGGAGTGATGTATTGCTTTGCCGACTACATGGAAGAGCCAAGACTCTTTGAACAGGATGTCAAACTACTAGCTTTTGATCTTCACACAGAGACGTTTCGGAGCATTTCAATTACTCCGGATATCGGGTGTAAATGCTGCCATGAATTAAGCATGTGTGTTCTTAACTATCGTATATGCATCTTCAAGAGCTTTGTTGATGATCAGGACTGTTTTTTCAAGATTTGGGGTCTAGACATAGACAAGAGATCATGGGAAACCATGTATTCCATAGATTTGTCTTGTTTTCCGCCAGAATTCAAAGTAGGGAAAAGAATCATCCCGATGGCAACGATCAACGATTATGTCATCATTTCAAGTTTTGATCGTACCATCTGGGTCCTCTACAGTTCCAAAAGCTGCATCTTGTATCACACGCCTTTTGCTTGTCACTTGGTCATGTCTTATTTTGAGACTCTAGTCTCCACTTACCAATAA
- the LOC106424148 gene encoding endonuclease V isoform X1: protein MDGEGASGESSSSNQLENWTEEQDRLKKKLITHDDFPWKLPSSTEHPQRSETLKYVGGVDISFSKDDSSVACACLVVLELPSLRVVHNELSLIRLQVPYVPGFLAFREAPVLLQILEKMRDDHHPFYPQVLMVDGNGILHPRGFGLACHLGVLAHLPTIGVGKNLHHVDGLDQSEVRQLFQHKENENEQVIKLVGKSGFTWGVGFRPTLSTLKPIYVSVGHRISLDTAVEVVKMTCMYRVPEPIRQADIRSRAYLQKHQLRLLKDLGPLGMGNF from the exons ATGGACGGAGAAGGAGCCTCAGGCGAGTCTTCGTCTTCAAATCAGCTAGAGAATTGGACAGA AGAACAGGATCGGCTGAAGAAAAAACTGATCACGCACGATGACTTCCCATGGAAGTTACCATCATCAACGGAACATCCTCAGAGATCAGAGACACTTAAGTACGTTGGAGGTGTGGACATAAGCTTCTCCAAGGACGATTCTTCAGTGGCGTGCGCTTGTCTCGTTGTCCTCGAGCTACCTTCTCTCCGTGTAGTTCACAATGAGCTCTCTCTAATCCGCCTCCAAGTTCCTTATGTTCCTGGGTTTCTCGCCTTTCGTGAG GCTCCGGTTCTGTTGCAGATTCTTGAGAAGATGAGGGATGATCATCATCCTTTCTATCCTCAG GTACTGATGGTTGATGGGAATGGGATTCTTCATCCACGAG GATTTGGCTTGGCGTGTCATTTAGGTGTTCTTGCTCATCTTCCGACCATTGGTGTCGGAAAGAAC CTGCATCATGTGGATGGCCTGGACCAGTCTGAGGTTAGACAGTTGTTTCAGCACAAAGAAAATGAGAATGAGCAAGTTATCAAGTTGGTGGGGAAGTCTGGTTTCACGTGGGGAGTA GGGTTTAGGCCAACTCTGAGTACTCTGAAGCCTATATACGTTTCGGTTGGCCATCGCATATCACTTGACACTGCGGTTGAGGTTGTCAAGATGACCTGCATGTACCGCGTACCTGAACCTATTAGACAG GCAGATATAAGATCAAGAGCATATCTTCAAAAGCACCAACTTCGTCTCTTAAAAGATTTGGGACCACTCGGAATGGGTAACTTTTGA
- the LOC106424205 gene encoding uncharacterized protein LOC106424205, which yields MAVTMKHMSLIVSLFGVLSFLLGVIAENKKPASGTPINGKGVVICKYPSDPTVALGYLSAAFLLACTIAGYKSLFMSYKGRSVPNSVLFKSTTFSVFFNIALITSGLALSLLLWPTITEQLHLTRNVHRNLETSCPTAKTGLLGGGAFVSLDSCLFWLVALMLADNAREDHFDETENRNVNGNSSSRDVNLKIDA from the exons ATGGCGGTTACTATGAAGCATATGTCGTTGATCGTCTCTTTGTTCGGCGTCTTGTCCTTCCTTCTTGGGGTCATCGCGGAGAACAAGAAG CCTGCGTCTGGGACTCCTATAAACGGGAAGGGAGTAGTTATCTGCAAATATCCATCTGATCCAACTGTCGCCTTGGGTTACCTTTCTGCTGCCTTTCTCCTTGCCTGCACAATAGCTGGATACAAATCCTTGTTCATGTCTTACAAGGGAAGGTCTGTTCCCAACTCTGTCTTGTTCAAAAGCACCACCTTCTCTGTCTTCTTCAACATTGCCTT GATCACATCTGGACTGGCACTGTCTCTGTTGCTATGGCCAACCATTACAGAGCAACTTCACTTGACACGTAATGTCCATCGGAACTTAGAGACCAGTTGCCCCACGGCTAAGACCGGTCTGCTTGGTGGAGGTGCCTTTGTTTCATTAGACTCGTGCCTTTTCTGGTTGGTCGCTCTGATGCTCGCTGATAACGCACGTGAAGACCATTTTGATGAAACTGAGAACAGGAACGTCAATGGGAACTCTTCCTCTAGGGATGTTAATCTCAAGATTGATGCTTGA
- the LOC125576942 gene encoding cyclin-A3-4-like has protein sequence MFVDLFLCVNDQADDTLKFLCCYLMDLSLLDRDCSQRYPSILAAACAFLAQFMLHPGAKPQAVIPWDYKISDLQTKVVLLRDIILQRRFVNTRTKYMSAQFQMVANLGCGDNIPEDYFS, from the exons ATGTTTGTTGACCTCTTTCTTTGTGTCAACGACCAAGCTGATGATACT TTGAAGTTTCTCTGCTGCTACCTCATGGACTTGTCTCTCCTCGACCGAGATTGCTCTCAGCGTTACCCATCTATCCTAGCCGCCGCTTGTGCCTTCTTGGCTCAGTTCATGCTTCATCCGGGTGCAAAACCTCAAGCg GTAATTCCATGGGATTACAAAATTAGTGACTTGCAAACCAAGGTTGTACTTCTACGAGACATAATTCTTCAGAGACGTTTCGTCAACACTCGCACAAAATACATGTCTGCACag tttcagatggTTGCTAACCTTGGATGCGGAGACAACATTCCAGAGGACTATTTCTCATAG
- the LOC106424177 gene encoding defensin-like protein 159 has translation MAKLSCSYFLVLMIVFSVCLMVEKIEGKICEITLKVGTDCIRFFCAQDCAGQYYGGLGYCFDDPKVPGPLNCRCRYDC, from the exons ATGGCCAAGTTATCTTGTTCTTATTTTCTTGTACTCATGATTGTATTCTCAG TATGTttaatggttgaaaaaattGAGGGAAAGATATGTGAAATAACGCTTAAAGTAGGAACAGACTGTATAAGGTTCTTTTGCGCTCAAGACTGCGCCGGGCAATACTATGGCGGGCTTGGATATTGTTTTGACGATCCTAAAGTTCCCGGACCTCTTAACTGTCGTTGTAGATATGATTGTTAA